A section of the Solea solea chromosome 17, fSolSol10.1, whole genome shotgun sequence genome encodes:
- the paqr8 gene encoding membrane progestin receptor beta, translated as MPGEILQRFSTSTLNIQRLPRLSDLIPPSLPSPSPTVTASQVPSLFREPYILSGYRPVQQDWHCYLLSLFQRHNETLNVWTHLLVGPVLLLRWWANKGTLGYTLDAVSLPLTLFLVSSFTYLSLSVTAHLLQSHSERAHYFFFFLDYVGVASYQYGCSLVHYFYTSEASWRDSYIGLLFIPGTAFLAWLSCAGCCYAKFRYRRPYPPQRKICQLIPTALAYVLAISPVVHRLFTVSWTQEPSQPFHALQIASFLLSALFFSCPIPERFFTGRCDFVGQGHQIFHVFLSLCTVFQLEAFFRDYARRRDTLVEVFGEGQLWWACALFPGLFVCCIVTALVTMRHMNKKLQGKQDRDK; from the coding sequence ATGCCTGGTGAAATTCTGCAACGTTTCAGCACCTCGACCTTGAACATCCAGCGCCTCCCCCGCCTGTCAGACCTCATCCCTCCCTCACTGCCGTCCCCCAGCCCCACAGTCACGGCCTCCCAGGTCCCCAGCTTGTTCCGGGAGCCCTACATCCTGTCGGGCTACCGTCCCGTCCAGCAGGATTGGCACTGCTACCTCCTCAGCCTCTTCCAGAGACACAACGAAACCTTGAACGTGTGGACTCATTTGCTTGTGggtcctgtgctgctgctccgcTGGTGGGCCAACAAAGGCACCCTGGGGTACACCTTGGATGCAGTGTCTCTGCCGCTGACCCTCTTCTTGGTGTCTTCGTTCACCTACCTGTCCTTGAGTGTGACAGCTCACCTCCTGCAGTCTCACTCTGAACGCGCgcactacttcttcttcttcctggacTATGTGGGCGTGGCCTCGTACCAGTACGGCTGCTCACTTGTACATTATTTCTACACATCAGAGGCATCGTGGAGGGACAGCTACATTGGGCTGTTGTTTATCCCCGGGACTGCATTCTTAGCGTGGCTCTCATGTGCTGGCTGCTGTTACGCTAAGTTCAGGTATAGACGGCCATATCCACCGCAGCGTAAAATCTGTCAGTTAATCCCCACGGCCCTGGCATACGTGCTCGCCATCAGCCCCGTAGTCCACCGCCTGTTTACTGTCTCCTGGACACAGGAGCCCTCTCAGCCCTTCCATGCCCTGCAGATTGCCTCCTTCCTGCTGTCCgccctcttcttctcttgtcCCATCCCTGAGCGCTTCTTCACAGGCCGGTGTGACTTTGTGGGTCAGGGTCACCAGATCTTCCacgtgtttctgtctctctgcacaGTCTTCCAGCTGGAGGCTTTTTTCCGGGACTACGCCAGGCGGAGGGATACGTTGGTGGAGGTGTTCGGAGAGGGGCAGCTGTGGTGGGCATGTGCGCTCTTCCCCGgcctgtttgtgtgttgcaTCGTGACAGCACTCGTCACAATGAGGCACATGAACAAGAAGCTGCAGGGCAAACAAGACAGAGACAAGTGA